TGGAGGAGACGATGCAGGGCGTGCAGGCCACCACGCGCGCCACGAGCACGCTGCGCGAGGCGGCCGAGCGCATGGAGTCGGTGGCGCGCACCTATCGGGCGTGATCGCTCCGGGAACTCCCGGCTGGTGACAGCAGTCACCAGGACAAACTGGAGTCACCAGGGTCCGGACATCCGTTGGACCCTGCAATCCCTCGCGGGCTCCCCGGCTCGCGAGCGTTTCCCGAGGGAAAACGAGCCTTTCGCTCGTTCCTGCCGGGCCGCGTAGGCGTTGGCATACCTCCTGCTCTGTATGGCGCACATCCACGGCGAACAGCCGCCGCGCCACACAAACCCAATCCTCGCAGGAGCCTTCCATGACCACGCCCGTCGCCAGCAACAGCCCCTCGCTGCACCGCTCCAACTCGGCCCCCGTGCTCGGCGCCAGCGAGAAGCCGGCCCTGACCCGCACGAACTCGGCGCCCCACCTCACCACGCCGTACAAGAGCAACCCCGCGGCCACCAGGCCCCAGTCGATCCACACGCAGGACTCCCTGGAGCCCGCCGCCAAGACGTCCGCCGCCGCCGCCAGGCAGAACCTGCTCGGCAAGTACGTGCAGAACGCCACCGACGCCGCTCACGCCAATGGCGCCGCGGGCGCGTTCGGCAAGCTGAAGACGGGCGGAGGCATCGCCGCCAGTGTCGCCGGCATCGGCGCCAACGCCGCGGGCCTCGCCAGCGCCATCAAGAACGGTGACAGCAGCCAGGCCGTCGACAACGGCATCCTGCTGGGCAAGAGCGTGCTGAACACCGTCAAGGGTGGGCTCGACGCGGCCGCCATGATCCAGTCGGGCAAGGAGTTCAAGAACCTGAAGGACGCGGCCCAGGCGGCCCTCGGCGCCAACGGCCAGGTGGGCAAGAACATCGCCGGCAAGGTCGCCGAGTCCGTCCTCTCCGGCAAGCCGCTGCGCGACGTGGACGTGCTGGGCGAGCTCGCGAAGTCGAAGGGCGCCGGGGCCAACATCGGCACCACCCTCAAGCAGGGCGCCGCCGACGTGCTCCGCGGCCTGGGTGGCGAAAAGCTGGCCGGGAAGCTCGAGGGCGGCATCTCCAAGGCGGGCCAGCAGATCGCCTCGGGCGGCGCCCACGGCCTGACCGACGCGGCGAAGAACGGCCTCAAGACGGGAGATGCCATCGTCGACGCCGCCAAGGGCGCCGAGGCCGCGGCGAAGCTGGGCGCCAAGGGCGCGGGCACGGCGGCCAAGGCGGCCGGCCGGTTCGCCCCGGGCCTCAACATCGGCATCGCCGCCCTCGACACGGCCCTCGCCGCCAAGACGATCGCCGATCCCAAGGCGAGCGTTGCCTCCAAGGTGACGTCCGGCATCACCGCCGCCGGCTCCATCGTCGCCGCCACCAACATCCCCATCGTCTCGCAGGTGGGCGCGGCCGTCTCCACCGCCTCCTCCGTGGCCGGCGCGGTCGTCGAGAACTTCGGCGCCATCAAGGAAGGCGCCAAGAAGGCCGCCGAGGGCGTCAAGAACTTCTTCAGCGGCTGGTAGTCGTCCCCACCCACGGCCCCCACCTTGCACAGGCACGCACCATGAGCTCCTCCTCCTCCAGTCCCCAGTCGTTCGGATTGCCCCGGAACTTCTCGCCCACCTGGCGGGACGAGCGGAGTCACCCCGTGGTGCTGCCCCAGGTGGAGGCCCCCTCCCTGGAGGGGCTGTCCGTCACCCTGCCCGCCCCCCAGGGCTTCAGCGCCGAGCAGGTCCAGGAGCGTTTCCTGGAGCTGGCGCGGCCCCACGCCACCGAGCGCTACCGCTACCCCACCGAGAAGATCGCCTGGGGCGACGAGGTCCTCCTCAACATCGCGGGCTACTCCCAGGGCCACCTCATCCCCTTCAGCCTGCGCACGGATGTCTGGCTCCCCGTGCGGCCCGATCCGATGCTGCCCGGCCTGTATGAGGCGCTCGTCGGCCGCTCGCCCGGAGAGGGGCTGGTGGTGGAGGTCACCCTGCCCGCGGAGTACCCCGTCGAGTCGCTGCGCGGCACGCCGACCCGCTTCGTCCTCCAGCTCCAGGCCTCGCGCGAGGTGACGTACCCCGACTTCGAGAGCCAGGAGTTCCTCATGGCCTTCGGCCGTGGCCACACGCTGCGAGAGGTCATGCGCGACGTGGTGCGGCAGATGGAGGACGAGGCCGCGCAGTTGCTCCTGGTTCAGGCCCAGCAGCAGGTGCTCAACCAGGTGGCCGCGCGCACCCAGGTGGAGCTTCCCCAGGAGCTGGTGGACGAGGAGATCCGCCGCCGCTGGAGCGCCAGCGAGGGCCGCTCCGCCAGCGAGCTCCAGTTCAACGGCCCGGAGAAGGAGGAGTCACTCGCCACGTGGCTGAAGGACGCGGACACCCGCGCCGAGGTGGAGCATCGGCTGCGCATCAGCCTCGCCCTGGGAGCCATCTGCAAGCGCGATGGCCTCACCCTCACGCCGCAGGTGGTGGAGAAGGTCCTCCGCGACCAGGCCAACGCCGCCGGGCTGACGATGGACGAGATGGCGGACGCCCTGCGCGCCGAGCCGCGCCACCTGGCCCGGATCGATCAGGTGGCCTGGCACCTCATGGCGGTCGACCACGTCATGAGCAAGGCGCGGATCCAGCTCGAGGGCGCCTGAGTCCGCGGCTCCCCTCCGTCCCGTTCAATCCTTCGACGCGGTCCCCGGGATGCGCCGCACGGTGCGCGCCTCCCAGTCGATCTGGAACCTCACGAGGGGCTCGGAGCGTGAGCCGACGCCCAGCACGCTGTACTGGCGCCCCACTGGCAACGGGAACTCCTTGCGGACACGGCTCGCCCCACGGCGCATCAGCCGGAAATACAGGTGCTCGTTCGCCAGCAGTTCCCCCGCCTCGTCCTCCAGGAAGACGGGGAGGCTCAGGTCGCACCGCGTGCGGGAGCTGAAGGTGAAGGTGGCGGCGAGCCGCGCCTCGAGCTCCATGACGGACTCCAGTTCCTCCAGCTGGAGCCGTGCGTCACGAAGACAACCCCCCGAGCCCCGCAGCCATTTCTGGTGCGCGGAGAGCGCGATGTCTCCGGGCTCCTCCATCCGCAGCGGCCCGGGAGACGCGGTGCTCACCTGGTCCAACGAGGCCGACGCCGGGCCGGAGGGGCTCACGGGAGAGAAGACGCGGCCGGCACCCTCGAGGTCGCGGGCCTCCTGGGCCCAGGTCTCGGGAGGCAGTGAACCGGAACGCAGGCGCACCTCGTCCACGGCCATCGCCGGAGCCTGCTCCCCCGGAACCAGGGCATCCCAGCCGATGCGGAGCCCATCACCGGGCTCGCCCTCCGGCACGGGCGCCGCGTCCTCCGCCACGCGCTCCCCATCCACCCAGAGGCGCATGCCGGTGGAGCCCCACTCCAGCGCGACGTACACGAAGCGGCCCATCTCCAGGGGCTGGGGCGACGTCAGCTCGCGCGTGTCCACCGCGAAGCGCAGCCGTCCCGACTCGTCCAGCCGGAGCTGGAGCACGCGCTGGATGCCAGCGTACGCCGTCAGCACGGGGCCGGCCCCCGGACGCTCTCGACTGAGCCACAGGGACAGCGCCCCCTCGGACGGAATCGCGAGCCCCGGACTCCCTTCTTCCGGCTTCACCACGAGCGAGCCCGTGCCGCCCAGGAGCACGGCCCGTCCCCTCACGCCCGGTACCGGGTCCACCTCCGAGGACCGCAGCGTGGGCCCTCCCCGAGCGCTCTTGAACAGGAGCTCCCTGCCCGAGTCCTCGAAGGACCAGTGGGCCAGCACCGTCACGGTCCCGGCAGGCGCGGACTCCTTCGCGGGCGGCTCCGGGGACTCCGAGGGCTTGGGAGGCGCCACGGGCTTCGGCGGCTCCGGCGCGGCGGCCACCACGGCCGGGGCGGGCGCGGGCTCGCGTCCCACCGACACGAAGGCCACGGCGCCCACGACCAGTGCGGCTCCGGCGGCGGCCAGGGGCCAGCGCGGAGCCGTTCGCGGCAGGGGCGCATCGAGTGCCAGCAAGGCATCGGCGGCACTGGGGAAGCGGTCCTCGGGCCTGCGCGCCACGAGCTTCCGGAGGAAGGCCCGGAACTGCGCGGACACGTGGATCTCCCGCGTGAAGGCCAGCTCCCAGTCTCCGCTGAGCAGCGTCTCCGGAGGCCGCCGGCTGAGCAGGTGCAGCAGCGAGGCCCCGAGTGCATACAGGTCGCTCACCGGCGAGACGCTGCCCCCGAGCTGCTCCGGGGCCATGTAGCCGAAGGTGCCGTTGAGCGTGGCCTCGTGCGTGCGGCCATCCCGGAGCGCCCGGGCCGAGCCGAAGTCCACCAGCACGATGTGGCCGTCCTCGCGCCGCAGGAGGTTGGCCGGCTTGACGTCGCGGTGCAGCACGGGCGGCTGGCGCGAGTGCAGGAAGCCGAGGATCCGCAGCACCTCGCGGGCGATCTTCCGCGCCTCGGCCTCGTCGAAGCGGTGGTGCTCCAGGCGCGCGGCCAGCGACTCACCGGAGACGTAGTCCTGCACCAGGTAGAAGCGGGCCTGGGCGCCCTCGCCCTCGGAGAAGGAGGCGTGGAGCCGGGGAATGTTCGGATGGGAGAGCGCCTCGAGCAGGCGGGACTCGCGCTCGAAGGCCTCCACCTTGTCCGCGTCCGGCGCGTGCGCGAAGACAAGCTCCTTGATGGCCACGGACCGGCCCTCGGCATCGAGCGCCAGGTACAGCCGGCCATGCACGCTCTGCGAGAGGACCCGCTGCACCCGCAGCCCGCCCGGAGACTGCGCGGCCCCACAGAAGGAGCAGCGAGGCTCCGTGCAGGAACGGGCACACGCCACACAAGAGCCGGGGGCCATACCCACTGGATCGCTCACGCCCTACTCCTCCACCAGGGAGACATTGTCGATGAACCCCTCGGCGCTCGTGCCATACCCGAGGATCGCGATGTTCTTCACGGCCCGGATGGGCCCCGCGTTGAGCGGGAAGAGCAGCTCGTTGAGCTCCACCTTCACGTGCTGCCACTTGCCCGGACTGGCGGACACGGCGTGCACGACGGTGTCACGATTCCGGGAATCACGCTCCGGGAGGGAGCCGAGCTCCACGGAGACGGCCTTCGTTCCGGGGCTCGACTCCATATGGAAGCTCAGCCAGAGGGACAGGCCCGCGCCCGGCGCGTTCCGCGACAACCTCACGTCCATTTCGAGCCACAGGCGGCTCGCCCGGTACACGCCGTGCTCCCGGGGCTGCGTCAGCAGGAAGACGCCCCGCTCTCCCCCGGGCGCCTGATGGGAGAGCCACAGACGAGGGTTGCCCGCCTCCTCGAGGAGCCTGAACTCCTGCTCCACGGCCTCGGGGAGAGGCTGCGGCTCCCACCGGCGCAGTCCGCGAGAGAAGTCCTCGGAGAAGAGCGGCGGCTCCGGGGTGTACTCGCCCGCCGCGCCAGGACGCCCCTGCTCCAGGGCCGCGAGCGCCGTCACCGCCTCCTCGGGCAGCACACCGCGATAGAGGGTCAGGTCATCGAGGGACACCGGGGGTGGCGCGCTCGCATCGGGCTCCGTCGAGCTCCTGCCAAGCCAGAGCGTCTGACCCTGGCGGGAGGCCAGGACGGGCGTGGAATCCTCGGCCACGAGCCGGCCCCCCAGGTACAGGCGCGTCCCGTCCTTCCCCCAGGTGGCCACGACGTGGTGGAAGACATCCGGGGCGAGCCGCACGCGCGGTTTGAGCCACCGCGAGCCCGACGCGCTGAACTCCAGGTGGCCACCGTTGACGACGAGCTCGAGGTGGGCGCCAGCGGTGTCCCCTCCACCGGAGGCGGGCCTCGAGGCGAGCACCGTTCCCAACGTGTCCAGGAAGGCATTGCGCCGCAGCCAGACGGAGAGCGAGCCCTCCTCGAGCCCCTCCAGGACGGTGGGCGTCCCGGCGCCCGCGCTCGCGGGGTCCTGGACCACCTCCACCGGGAGCTGCTGCCCGAGCCGGAGCGCACTGCCCCGCAGGCCGGTGTCGCGCATGCCCACGGGCGTGGCGAGGTCGAAGCGCCGCTGGTCATCGCGTGCCAGGCGCGTCAGGGTGGGATCCTCGCCCTGCGTCTTGCGCAGCACGGGGTCGTCCTCGTCGAAGCGCCAGCGCGCGTGCGGAGGAAAGTCAGGCAGCAGGGGCAGGTGGGGCTCCCACGGAGCGGGACGGGGCGCCTCCACCTTCACGGGCTCGGTCACCGCGGGGCTCGCCTCCGGCTGAGGAGCGGGCTCGGGAGCGCGGGCCGACGGACGCACGGCCCACACGGCGATTCCCGCCACGACCCCCAGCGCGAGCACCGGGAGGGCGGCACGGCGCCAGAGGGGCACCGGCTGGTTGTCCCCCGAGGACGACTCCAACGCGAGCTGCGCATCGAGCGCGGAGCGGAAGCGTTCGGCCGGATCGCGCGCGATGAGCTTGAGGAGGAAGCGCTCCATGCGGGGGGACAGGAAGGCATGGGCCGCGACGTCCAGCGAGAGGTCCGACGCGAGCATCTCCTCGGGGGTCCTGCCGCTGAGCAGGTGCAGCAGCGAGGCACCCAGCGCGTAGAGATCGCACGTCTCGTCGAGCGTCCCGCCGAGCTGCTCCGGGGGCATGTACCCGAAGGTGCCCACCATGGTGGCGCCGGCCGTGCCCGAGCCGAACAGGTCCCTCGCGGCGCCGAAGTCGACGAGGAACACGGCCCCATCGTCGCGGCGCACGAGGTTCGCGGGCTTCACGTCGCGGTGGACGATGCGGGGCGACAGCTCGTGCAGGTAGCGCAGGACATCGAGCACCTGCCGGGCCACCTCGAAGGCCTCCTCGTCACGCAGGCGGCGCTTGCGGAGCAGGTCGCGCAGGGAGGTGCCCTGGATGAGCTCCTGGGCGAGGTAGAGGCGCGTGTGGACGCCACTGCCCTCCTGGAAGGAGTCCACGAAGCGCGGGATGCGCGGATGGGAGATTTGACGCAGCAGACGGGCCTCGCGCTCGAAGTCCTCGAGCTGCCGCGCCTCGGGCACCAGCGAGAAGACGAGCTCCTTGAGGGCCACCTGCCCGCCGCCGGGCGCCTGGGCGACGTAGAGCCGCCCATGGGGGCTCTGGGAGAGGAGGCGCAGCACCCGGTAGCCCCCGGGCATGGCCGCGGCGCTGCAGCGCACGCACCGGCCTTCCTCCAGCGCTCCTT
The sequence above is drawn from the Archangium gephyra genome and encodes:
- a CDS encoding peptidylprolyl isomerase, which codes for MSSSSSSPQSFGLPRNFSPTWRDERSHPVVLPQVEAPSLEGLSVTLPAPQGFSAEQVQERFLELARPHATERYRYPTEKIAWGDEVLLNIAGYSQGHLIPFSLRTDVWLPVRPDPMLPGLYEALVGRSPGEGLVVEVTLPAEYPVESLRGTPTRFVLQLQASREVTYPDFESQEFLMAFGRGHTLREVMRDVVRQMEDEAAQLLLVQAQQQVLNQVAARTQVELPQELVDEEIRRRWSASEGRSASELQFNGPEKEESLATWLKDADTRAEVEHRLRISLALGAICKRDGLTLTPQVVEKVLRDQANAAGLTMDEMADALRAEPRHLARIDQVAWHLMAVDHVMSKARIQLEGA
- a CDS encoding serine/threonine protein kinase, yielding MSDPVGMAPGSCVACARSCTEPRCSFCGAAQSPGGLRVQRVLSQSVHGRLYLALDAEGRSVAIKELVFAHAPDADKVEAFERESRLLEALSHPNIPRLHASFSEGEGAQARFYLVQDYVSGESLAARLEHHRFDEAEARKIAREVLRILGFLHSRQPPVLHRDVKPANLLRREDGHIVLVDFGSARALRDGRTHEATLNGTFGYMAPEQLGGSVSPVSDLYALGASLLHLLSRRPPETLLSGDWELAFTREIHVSAQFRAFLRKLVARRPEDRFPSAADALLALDAPLPRTAPRWPLAAAGAALVVGAVAFVSVGREPAPAPAVVAAAPEPPKPVAPPKPSESPEPPAKESAPAGTVTVLAHWSFEDSGRELLFKSARGGPTLRSSEVDPVPGVRGRAVLLGGTGSLVVKPEEGSPGLAIPSEGALSLWLSRERPGAGPVLTAYAGIQRVLQLRLDESGRLRFAVDTRELTSPQPLEMGRFVYVALEWGSTGMRLWVDGERVAEDAAPVPEGEPGDGLRIGWDALVPGEQAPAMAVDEVRLRSGSLPPETWAQEARDLEGAGRVFSPVSPSGPASASLDQVSTASPGPLRMEEPGDIALSAHQKWLRGSGGCLRDARLQLEELESVMELEARLAATFTFSSRTRCDLSLPVFLEDEAGELLANEHLYFRLMRRGASRVRKEFPLPVGRQYSVLGVGSRSEPLVRFQIDWEARTVRRIPGTASKD
- a CDS encoding protein kinase domain-containing protein → MRCSAAAMPGGYRVLRLLSQSPHGRLYVAQAPGGGQVALKELVFSLVPEARQLEDFEREARLLRQISHPRIPRFVDSFQEGSGVHTRLYLAQELIQGTSLRDLLRKRRLRDEEAFEVARQVLDVLRYLHELSPRIVHRDVKPANLVRRDDGAVFLVDFGAARDLFGSGTAGATMVGTFGYMPPEQLGGTLDETCDLYALGASLLHLLSGRTPEEMLASDLSLDVAAHAFLSPRMERFLLKLIARDPAERFRSALDAQLALESSSGDNQPVPLWRRAALPVLALGVVAGIAVWAVRPSARAPEPAPQPEASPAVTEPVKVEAPRPAPWEPHLPLLPDFPPHARWRFDEDDPVLRKTQGEDPTLTRLARDDQRRFDLATPVGMRDTGLRGSALRLGQQLPVEVVQDPASAGAGTPTVLEGLEEGSLSVWLRRNAFLDTLGTVLASRPASGGGDTAGAHLELVVNGGHLEFSASGSRWLKPRVRLAPDVFHHVVATWGKDGTRLYLGGRLVAEDSTPVLASRQGQTLWLGRSSTEPDASAPPPVSLDDLTLYRGVLPEEAVTALAALEQGRPGAAGEYTPEPPLFSEDFSRGLRRWEPQPLPEAVEQEFRLLEEAGNPRLWLSHQAPGGERGVFLLTQPREHGVYRASRLWLEMDVRLSRNAPGAGLSLWLSFHMESSPGTKAVSVELGSLPERDSRNRDTVVHAVSASPGKWQHVKVELNELLFPLNAGPIRAVKNIAILGYGTSAEGFIDNVSLVEE